From Thalassococcus sp. S3, one genomic window encodes:
- the bchJ gene encoding bacteriochlorophyll 4-vinyl reductase, which translates to MSEDGRIGPNALLQLIPLLDQAGGAAFRSALLARAGVFEIPDGSEMIPEGVAARVHQEMRRSVPDLAPALSWAAGRATADYILAHRIPPLAQRVLKVLPAPLSARLLSRAIADHAWTFAGTGTFRVVSPYCFEIRHNPVIRDEVSDHPVCDWHAAVFARLYQVLVHRDFVCIETQCATMGGEVCRFELRRDPSLHFPEIPKSTT; encoded by the coding sequence ATGTCTGAGGATGGCCGCATCGGTCCCAACGCCCTCCTGCAACTGATCCCGCTCCTCGATCAGGCGGGCGGTGCTGCGTTTCGCAGCGCGTTGCTGGCCCGCGCGGGTGTGTTCGAGATCCCCGACGGGTCCGAGATGATCCCCGAAGGTGTGGCCGCGCGGGTTCATCAGGAGATGCGCCGCTCGGTCCCCGACCTTGCGCCAGCCCTTTCCTGGGCCGCGGGGCGCGCCACTGCGGACTATATCCTGGCCCACCGCATCCCACCCCTGGCGCAGCGCGTACTCAAGGTCTTGCCTGCGCCGCTTTCCGCGCGGCTCCTCTCTCGCGCCATTGCCGATCATGCCTGGACCTTTGCCGGAACGGGCACATTCCGGGTTGTCTCACCCTACTGTTTTGAGATCAGACACAATCCGGTCATCCGAGACGAGGTTTCGGACCATCCGGTGTGCGACTGGCACGCGGCCGTCTTTGCGCGGCTTTATCAGGTGCTCGTGCATCGCGACTTTGTTTGCATTGAAACACAGTGCGCCACCATGGGCGGCGAGGTCTGCCGGTTCGAATTGAGGCGCGACCCGTCTCTCCACTTTCCCGAAATACCCAAATCGACCACTTGA
- a CDS encoding cyclopropane-fatty-acyl-phospholipid synthase family protein has product MWERIFDSMIQRLIVDGRLEITYPDGTRRGFGPGGEMSAALHITDQATLRGLCLYPELTLGEGYMDGRIEIGGNAELEALLKLLIRNRKPDAFPAWVRAVDRMRFHLRAIVQRNTAVSAKSNVSHHYDISDELYRLFLDDDMQYSCAYFPRPDLSLEEAQDAKKAHIAAKLMIEPDCHVLDIGCGWGGMALTLARDHGARVTGVTLSENQLATARARAEAEGLADRVTFELRDYRDVAETFDRIVSVGMLEHVGVPHYDEYFGKVSDLLAPDGVALIHTIGRSAPPMAHSPWIHKYIFPGGYVPSLSELAPAVEASGLWQCDIEVWRLHYALTIRHWRDRFDARLDAVRRMYDDRFVRMWRYYLTACIMAFDEQHQAVYHLQLAHRRDAVPITRDYLHPTGKAAHIQAAE; this is encoded by the coding sequence ATGTGGGAGCGCATTTTTGACAGCATGATCCAGCGGCTGATCGTCGACGGAAGGTTGGAGATCACCTATCCCGACGGCACGCGCCGCGGCTTTGGTCCGGGCGGAGAGATGTCCGCAGCCCTGCACATCACGGACCAAGCAACCTTACGCGGCCTGTGCCTGTATCCGGAGCTGACCCTGGGCGAGGGGTACATGGACGGCCGGATCGAGATCGGCGGCAATGCCGAGCTCGAGGCGCTGCTGAAGCTTTTGATCCGGAACCGAAAGCCCGATGCCTTCCCCGCCTGGGTCCGGGCGGTGGACAGGATGCGGTTTCACCTGCGCGCCATCGTACAGCGCAACACCGCCGTCAGCGCAAAGTCGAACGTGTCGCATCACTACGACATCTCGGATGAACTGTACCGGCTCTTTCTGGACGACGACATGCAGTATTCCTGCGCCTATTTCCCAAGGCCGGACCTGTCGCTGGAAGAGGCACAGGATGCCAAGAAGGCCCATATCGCGGCCAAGCTGATGATCGAGCCCGACTGTCACGTACTGGATATCGGCTGTGGATGGGGCGGCATGGCGCTGACCCTGGCCCGCGATCACGGCGCACGCGTGACGGGCGTCACGCTGAGTGAGAACCAGCTGGCCACCGCACGCGCCCGGGCCGAGGCCGAGGGGTTGGCGGATCGGGTGACGTTCGAGTTGCGAGACTACCGGGATGTGGCAGAGACCTTTGACCGGATCGTGAGCGTGGGCATGTTGGAACATGTGGGCGTGCCCCATTACGACGAATATTTCGGCAAGGTGTCGGACCTTCTGGCCCCGGATGGCGTGGCGCTGATCCACACGATCGGACGCAGCGCACCGCCCATGGCGCACAGTCCCTGGATCCACAAATACATCTTTCCCGGAGGTTATGTGCCTTCCCTGTCGGAACTGGCGCCCGCCGTCGAGGCATCAGGGCTCTGGCAGTGCGACATCGAGGTCTGGAGGCTGCATTACGCGCTGACCATTCGCCACTGGCGTGACCGCTTCGACGCAAGGCTGGATGCGGTGCGACGGATGTATGACGACCGTTTCGTGCGGATGTGGCGCTATTATCTGACAGCCTGCATCATGGCTTTTGACGAGCAGCATCAGGCGGTTTATCACCTGCAACTCGCCCATCGTCGGGACGCGGTGCCGATCACACGCGATTATCTCCACCCGACTGGTAAGGCCGCGCACATCCAGGCGGCGGAGTAA
- the carB gene encoding carbamoyl-phosphate synthase large subunit translates to MPKRTDIKSIMIIGAGPIVIGQACEFDYSGAQACKALREEGYRVILVNSNPATIMTDPGLADATYIEPITPEVVAKIIEKERPDALLPTMGGQTGLNTSLALEEMGVLEQFGVEMIGAKRAAIEMAEDRKLFREAMDRLGIENPKATIVTAPKTEAGIKDLEAGVQLALDALDEIGLPAIIRPAFTLGGTGGGVAYNRDDYIHFCRSGMDASPVGQILIDESLLGWKEYEMEVVRDTADNAIIVCSIENVDPMGVHTGDSITVAPALTLTDKEYQIMRNGSIAVLREIGVETGGSNVQWAINPDDGRMVVIEMNPRVSRSSALASKATGFPIAKIAAKLAVGFTLDELDNDITGVTPASFEPTIDYVVTKIPRFAFEKFPGSEPYLTTAMKSVGEVMAIGRTIHESLQKALASMETGLNGFDDIDIPGAPDKAAIVKALSQQTPDRIRVIAQAMRHGLSDDDIHAVTMFDPWFLARIREIVQAEAEVAANGLPVTEDGLRALKMMGFTDARLAKLTGREEDNIRRARHNLGVTAVFKRIDTCAAEFEAQTPYMYSTYEAPMMGEVECEARPSNTKKVVILGGGPNRIGQGIEFDYCCCHACFALTEAGYETIMVNCNPETVSTDYDTSDRLYFEPLTFEHVMEILRVEQENGTLHGVIVQFGGQTPLKLANALHEAGIPILGTTPDAIDLAEDRERFQRLVQDLGLKQPKNAIAHTDDEARQRAEELGFPLVIRPSYVLGGRAMEIVRDTAQLERYISEAVVVSGDSPVLLDSYLDGAVELDVDALCDGETVHVAGIMQHIEEAGVHSGDSACSLPPYSLPADIIDEVKRQTHDLAKALNVVGLMNVQFAIKDGDVYLIEVNPRASRTVPFVAKATDSAIASIAARIMAGEPLSHFPLRAPYDATASYDTVLPLADPMTLADPDMPWFSVKEAVMPFARFPGVDTILGPEMRSTGEVMGWDRDFPRAFLKAQMGAGMVLPTSGCAFISIKDADKTGAMLEAIRTLIGQGFTLVATRGTQSWLAEAGVACGVVNKVYEGRPDVTDMMKNGGVQLVMNTTEGAQAVEDSKSIRSISLYDKIPYFTTAAGAQAAAQAIKAQAEGNVGVKALQG, encoded by the coding sequence ATGCCAAAGAGAACCGACATCAAGTCGATCATGATCATCGGCGCGGGGCCTATCGTCATCGGACAGGCCTGCGAATTCGACTATTCCGGCGCGCAGGCCTGTAAGGCGTTGCGCGAGGAAGGATACCGGGTGATCCTGGTGAACTCGAACCCGGCGACGATCATGACCGACCCTGGTCTTGCCGATGCCACCTATATCGAGCCAATCACGCCAGAGGTCGTGGCCAAGATCATCGAAAAGGAACGTCCCGATGCCCTCTTGCCCACGATGGGCGGGCAGACGGGGCTGAACACTTCGCTGGCCCTTGAAGAAATGGGGGTGCTGGAGCAATTCGGCGTGGAGATGATCGGGGCCAAGCGCGCGGCCATCGAAATGGCTGAGGACCGCAAGCTTTTCCGGGAGGCGATGGACCGGCTGGGCATTGAAAACCCCAAGGCCACCATCGTCACGGCCCCGAAGACCGAGGCCGGCATCAAGGATCTGGAAGCTGGCGTGCAACTGGCGCTCGACGCATTGGACGAGATCGGTCTGCCCGCCATCATTCGCCCGGCCTTTACCCTCGGGGGCACCGGCGGCGGCGTGGCTTATAATCGTGACGATTACATCCATTTCTGCCGCTCCGGCATGGACGCCTCACCGGTCGGGCAAATTCTGATCGACGAAAGCCTGCTGGGCTGGAAGGAATATGAGATGGAGGTGGTGCGCGACACCGCCGACAATGCCATCATCGTCTGCTCCATCGAGAATGTGGACCCGATGGGCGTGCACACCGGCGATTCGATTACCGTGGCGCCGGCCCTCACACTAACCGACAAGGAATACCAGATCATGCGCAACGGCTCCATCGCCGTGCTGCGCGAGATCGGGGTGGAGACGGGCGGCTCCAACGTGCAATGGGCGATCAACCCCGACGATGGCCGCATGGTCGTGATCGAGATGAACCCGCGCGTCTCCCGCTCCTCAGCGCTCGCCTCCAAGGCCACTGGTTTTCCCATCGCCAAGATCGCCGCCAAGCTTGCCGTGGGCTTTACACTGGACGAGCTCGACAATGACATCACGGGCGTCACCCCCGCCTCTTTCGAGCCGACCATCGACTATGTCGTCACCAAGATCCCGCGCTTTGCGTTTGAGAAATTCCCCGGCTCTGAGCCCTACCTGACCACCGCGATGAAATCGGTGGGCGAGGTCATGGCCATCGGGCGGACCATCCACGAAAGCCTGCAAAAGGCTCTGGCCTCAATGGAAACGGGCCTCAACGGGTTTGACGACATCGACATCCCCGGCGCCCCTGACAAGGCCGCCATCGTCAAGGCCCTCTCGCAGCAGACACCCGACCGCATCCGCGTCATCGCCCAAGCCATGCGCCACGGGCTGAGTGATGACGACATCCATGCGGTGACAATGTTCGACCCGTGGTTCCTCGCCCGCATCCGCGAGATCGTTCAGGCCGAAGCCGAGGTGGCCGCAAACGGCCTGCCCGTCACCGAAGACGGCCTGCGCGCGCTCAAGATGATGGGCTTTACCGATGCGCGCCTCGCCAAGCTGACCGGCCGGGAGGAGGACAACATTCGCCGGGCCCGCCACAACCTTGGCGTCACTGCCGTCTTCAAGCGTATCGACACCTGCGCGGCCGAGTTCGAGGCCCAGACGCCCTATATGTACTCCACCTACGAGGCGCCCATGATGGGCGAAGTGGAATGCGAGGCGCGGCCCTCAAATACCAAGAAGGTGGTGATCCTGGGTGGTGGTCCCAACCGGATCGGGCAAGGGATCGAGTTTGACTATTGCTGCTGTCACGCCTGTTTCGCGCTGACAGAGGCGGGTTATGAGACCATCATGGTCAACTGCAACCCCGAGACGGTCAGCACCGATTACGACACCTCGGACCGGCTTTATTTCGAACCGCTCACTTTCGAGCATGTGATGGAAATCTTACGCGTGGAGCAAGAGAACGGCACGCTCCACGGCGTGATCGTCCAGTTCGGCGGCCAGACGCCGCTCAAGCTCGCCAATGCGCTACATGAGGCGGGCATCCCGATCCTCGGCACAACGCCCGATGCCATCGACCTGGCCGAAGATCGCGAGCGCTTCCAGCGGCTCGTTCAGGATCTTGGCCTGAAACAGCCCAAGAACGCCATCGCCCACACCGACGACGAGGCCCGGCAACGGGCCGAGGAGTTGGGCTTTCCCCTTGTCATTCGCCCCTCCTACGTCCTCGGTGGCCGCGCGATGGAGATCGTCCGCGACACCGCCCAGCTTGAACGCTACATCTCCGAAGCCGTCGTCGTCTCCGGCGACAGTCCCGTCCTGCTCGACAGCTATCTCGACGGTGCCGTGGAACTCGACGTCGACGCCCTCTGCGATGGCGAAACCGTGCACGTCGCCGGCATCATGCAGCATATCGAGGAGGCCGGCGTCCATTCCGGCGACAGCGCCTGCTCCCTGCCGCCCTATTCCTTGCCGGCCGATATCATCGACGAGGTCAAACGCCAGACCCACGATTTGGCCAAGGCCCTCAACGTCGTTGGCCTGATGAATGTGCAATTCGCCATCAAGGACGGCGATGTCTACCTGATCGAGGTCAACCCCCGCGCCTCCCGCACCGTGCCCTTCGTCGCCAAGGCCACCGACAGCGCCATCGCCTCTATCGCCGCGCGGATCATGGCGGGCGAACCCTTGTCGCACTTCCCCCTTCGCGCGCCCTACGACGCGACCGCCTCCTATGACACCGTATTGCCGCTCGCCGATCCGATGACGCTGGCCGACCCCGACATGCCCTGGTTCTCCGTTAAGGAGGCCGTGATGCCCTTCGCCCGCTTCCCCGGCGTCGATACGATCCTCGGCCCTGAAATGCGCTCCACCGGAGAGGTCATGGGCTGGGACCGTGACTTCCCCCGGGCCTTCCTCAAGGCCCAGATGGGCGCAGGCATGGTCCTGCCCACCTCCGGATGCGCCTTCATCTCGATCAAGGACGCCGACAAAACGGGCGCCATGCTGGAAGCCATCCGCACGCTGATCGGCCAGGGCTTCACCCTCGTCGCCACGCGCGGCACCCAAAGCTGGCTGGCCGAGGCGGGTGTGGCATGCGGCGTGGTCAACAAGGTCTACGAAGGCCGCCCGGACGTCACCGACATGATGAAGAACGGCGGCGTGCAATTGGTGATGAACACCACCGAAGGCGCGCAGGCGGTCGAGGATTCGAAATCTATCCGCTCCATCTCCCTCTACGATAAAATCCCGTATTTCACGACAGCCGCCGGGGCGCAGGCCGCGGCGCAGGCCATCAAGGCACAAGCGGAGGGGAATGTCGGAGTGAAGGCATTGCAAGGATGA
- a CDS encoding DUF1800 family protein — protein MAFTPELAEIRFGFGLSPRLSPVASTEAMLDGLSGSDTMRKRYPIEGFDTFRERMIRARQIRRGMRETRGTSEFETWRKKRNVLNKAAREDMVHWMALSMLRCTHTQTGFRERLVHFWADHFTARGKRGVIRRATSPFVEDAVRPNVGASFADLLIASVTHPVMQQYLDQDSSIGDNSVRAVKRGRGGLNENLAREILELHTLGVSGPYSQGDVRELAELLTGLSFQPENGFKFRKDFVEPGPETVLGQTYHSDPPSMEPIRTVLQDLAVHPATASHLSRKLAVHFVSDSPEPDLVEHMTARYTDTEGDLLAVYAAMLEHPAAWSLERRNVKTPVEFVGSACRALDVPDSPLREMEEKHLRRYIFLPLVQMGQRWQAPAGPDGWPEADEAWITPQGISGRLQWAMEGPRALLPDLPDPRVFVVDALGSYASDAVRFAAGAAESRHEAIGLVLASPAFQRR, from the coding sequence GTGGCCTTTACCCCTGAACTGGCCGAGATCCGCTTTGGCTTTGGTTTGTCGCCCCGTTTGAGCCCCGTCGCCTCGACAGAGGCGATGCTGGATGGGTTGTCGGGCTCTGACACGATGCGGAAACGCTATCCGATCGAAGGCTTCGACACCTTTCGCGAGCGCATGATACGCGCCCGGCAGATCCGCCGGGGCATGCGAGAGACGCGCGGCACGTCCGAATTCGAGACCTGGCGAAAGAAACGCAACGTTCTGAACAAGGCCGCCCGTGAGGACATGGTCCACTGGATGGCGCTTTCGATGTTGCGGTGCACGCATACCCAAACCGGGTTCCGCGAGCGTCTGGTCCATTTCTGGGCCGACCATTTCACCGCTCGTGGCAAACGCGGCGTGATCCGGCGCGCCACGTCCCCCTTTGTGGAGGATGCAGTGCGCCCGAATGTCGGTGCATCTTTTGCCGACTTGCTGATTGCGTCTGTGACACACCCGGTGATGCAGCAATATCTGGATCAGGACAGCTCCATCGGGGACAACAGTGTGCGTGCGGTCAAACGCGGACGGGGCGGGCTGAACGAAAACCTTGCGCGCGAAATCCTGGAGCTGCACACGCTGGGCGTGTCGGGCCCCTACAGCCAGGGGGATGTCCGGGAACTGGCGGAGTTGCTGACAGGGCTCAGTTTTCAGCCCGAAAACGGGTTCAAATTCCGCAAGGATTTTGTCGAGCCGGGGCCGGAGACGGTTTTGGGTCAGACCTATCACAGCGATCCTCCGAGCATGGAGCCCATTCGCACGGTTCTGCAGGATCTGGCAGTGCATCCGGCCACGGCTTCACATCTGTCGCGAAAGCTCGCCGTTCATTTTGTGTCGGATAGCCCCGAGCCTGATCTGGTGGAGCATATGACCGCCCGCTACACCGACACCGAAGGGGATCTATTGGCGGTCTATGCCGCGATGCTAGAGCACCCTGCGGCCTGGTCGCTGGAGCGGCGCAACGTCAAGACGCCGGTTGAATTCGTTGGATCGGCCTGCCGGGCACTTGATGTGCCCGACAGCCCCCTCCGCGAGATGGAAGAGAAGCATCTGCGTCGGTATATCTTCCTTCCGCTCGTTCAGATGGGGCAGCGCTGGCAGGCACCCGCAGGCCCGGACGGCTGGCCCGAGGCCGATGAGGCATGGATTACCCCACAAGGCATCTCGGGGCGTCTGCAATGGGCGATGGAAGGTCCGCGCGCGCTGTTGCCCGATCTGCCGGATCCGCGTGTTTTCGTGGTCGATGCGCTGGGCTCCTATGCTTCGGACGCCGTGCGTTTTGCCGCCGGGGCCGCCGAAAGCCGCCACGAGGCCATCGGGCTGGTCCTGGCCTCCCCCGCCTTTCAGCGCAGATAG
- the bchE gene encoding magnesium-protoporphyrin IX monomethyl ester anaerobic oxidative cyclase, producing MRILFIHPNYRSGGAEIAGTWPPAWVAYLTGHLRTAGFDDVQFIDAMTNDISDEALGDRIAEMQPDVVGVTAITPSIYRAEEVLKIAKARAPGAVRVLGGVHATFMYKQVLSEALWIDVIVRGEGEEICTELMLAIEDGRWPAERHKIKGLAFRDGEEIVATPAASTVKDLEAIKPDWTILDWEKYQYIPLGTRVAIPNMARGCPFTCSFCSQWKFWRDYRVRDPKAVVDEIEDLVENHGVGFFILADEEPTINRKKFIQFCEELIARGLPDRVKWGINTRVTDIYRDRDLLKFYRKAGLVHVSLGTEAAAQMKLDQFNKETKVEENKEAIRLLRDADILVEAQFIVGLDNETPETLEETYQMAWDWQPDLANWSMYTPWPFTPLFQELKDQVEVFDFSRYNFVTPIMKPAAMERGELLDGVMNNYRRFYMKKALFHYPWRGTGFRRRYLLGCLYAFLKAGFARTFYDLGKVGYTGPQSKNRLDFQFDETRQIAEAQMADWEASADRAARAAERREAIRAQGKARAVERKASFKMPNGAEIKACGGGDQQMEDV from the coding sequence ATGCGTATTCTGTTCATCCACCCGAATTACCGCTCCGGCGGGGCAGAGATCGCAGGCACGTGGCCGCCCGCCTGGGTCGCTTACCTGACAGGCCATTTGCGCACCGCCGGATTTGACGATGTGCAATTCATTGATGCGATGACAAATGATATCTCCGACGAGGCGCTTGGTGACCGGATCGCCGAGATGCAGCCTGACGTCGTGGGTGTTACTGCTATCACGCCATCAATTTACCGTGCCGAGGAGGTGTTGAAAATCGCCAAGGCCCGCGCGCCGGGTGCGGTGCGCGTTCTCGGCGGCGTGCATGCGACCTTCATGTATAAACAGGTGCTCAGCGAAGCCCTCTGGATCGATGTCATCGTGCGCGGCGAAGGCGAAGAGATCTGCACCGAATTGATGCTCGCCATCGAAGACGGGCGCTGGCCCGCCGAACGGCACAAGATCAAGGGGCTTGCCTTTCGGGACGGCGAGGAGATTGTGGCCACTCCGGCGGCCAGCACGGTCAAGGATCTCGAAGCGATCAAACCTGACTGGACCATTCTTGACTGGGAGAAGTATCAATACATCCCCCTCGGCACACGTGTCGCCATCCCGAACATGGCGCGGGGCTGTCCGTTCACCTGTTCCTTTTGTTCGCAATGGAAATTCTGGCGTGATTATCGGGTGCGCGACCCTAAAGCGGTCGTGGACGAGATCGAGGATCTGGTGGAAAACCACGGTGTGGGCTTCTTCATCCTCGCCGACGAGGAACCCACCATCAACCGCAAGAAATTCATTCAGTTCTGTGAAGAGCTGATCGCGCGCGGCCTGCCTGATCGCGTCAAATGGGGCATCAATACTCGTGTCACCGACATCTACCGTGACCGGGATCTGCTGAAATTCTATCGCAAGGCCGGGCTCGTTCATGTCAGCCTTGGCACCGAAGCGGCGGCGCAGATGAAGCTCGACCAGTTCAACAAGGAAACGAAGGTCGAAGAGAACAAGGAAGCCATCCGCCTTCTGCGGGACGCCGATATTCTGGTCGAGGCGCAGTTCATCGTAGGTTTGGACAACGAAACGCCCGAGACGCTGGAAGAAACCTACCAGATGGCCTGGGACTGGCAGCCCGATCTGGCCAACTGGTCCATGTATACACCCTGGCCGTTCACGCCTCTGTTTCAGGAACTCAAGGATCAGGTCGAGGTTTTCGACTTCTCCCGCTACAACTTCGTGACCCCCATCATGAAGCCCGCCGCGATGGAGCGGGGCGAGCTTCTGGACGGCGTAATGAACAATTACCGCCGTTTCTACATGAAAAAGGCGCTCTTTCATTATCCATGGCGGGGCACCGGGTTCCGGCGCCGCTATCTCTTGGGATGCCTCTATGCCTTTCTGAAGGCCGGCTTTGCGCGGACATTCTATGACCTCGGCAAGGTCGGCTATACCGGCCCCCAATCCAAAAACCGGCTTGATTTCCAGTTCGACGAGACCCGCCAGATCGCCGAGGCGCAGATGGCCGACTGGGAAGCCTCCGCCGACCGTGCCGCTCGCGCTGCCGAACGCCGCGAAGCCATCCGCGCGCAGGGCAAGGCGCGGGCTGTCGAACGCAAGGCCTCGTTCAAAATGCCCAACGGTGCAGAGATCAAAGCCTGTGGCGGTGGCGACCAACAGATGGAGGATGTCTGA
- the aspS gene encoding aspartate--tRNA ligase, with translation MHAYRSQTCADLRAAHVGETVRLSGWVHRVRDHGGVLFIDLRDHYGMTQVLCDPDSPVFAEVEKVRSEWCIRIDGTVKARDESLVNPKLPTGEIEVYIRDLEVLGSAAELPLMVFGDQEYPEETRLRYRYLDLRREAMQRNMALRSDVVASIRRRMWDSGFREYQTPIITASSPEGARDFLVPSRLHPGKFYALPQAPQQFKQLIMVSGFDKYFQIAPCFRDEDPRADRSPTDFYQLDMEMSFVEQQDVFDTIQPVLTGIFEEFGGGRKVDQDWPQISYKDAALWYGTDKPDLRNPIKMQIVSDHFRGSGFAIFAKLLEQEGTQIRAIPAPGGGSRKFCDRMNAFAQKEGLPGMGYIFWREKQKGGAVEKTREKIAALKAIIGDMDDLGDAAQEDKQRLERLIEHYLVAGFFEAAENLDAANRAEAALKELNFGEAQRILQAFDSDIEAAGPLAKNIGPERTEAIRQQLGLGVGDAAFFLGGKPKAFETVAGKARVEIGNELGLTEKDRFAFAWIVDFPIYEQDEETGRIDFEHNPFSMPQGGMEALEGDPLKVLGYQYDLACNGYELVSGAIRNHKPEIMFKAFEIAGYGKDEVEKRFGGMVNAFQYGAPPHGGCAAGIDRIVMLLADQQNIREVIMFPMNQRAEDLMMAAPSDPTSDQLMELGLRVIPQD, from the coding sequence ATGCACGCCTATCGCAGTCAAACCTGTGCCGATCTAAGAGCCGCCCATGTGGGCGAGACTGTCCGCTTGTCCGGATGGGTGCACCGGGTGCGAGATCATGGCGGTGTTCTCTTCATCGATCTGCGCGACCATTACGGCATGACGCAGGTGCTCTGCGATCCCGACAGCCCTGTCTTTGCCGAGGTGGAGAAAGTCCGCTCTGAATGGTGCATTCGCATCGACGGAACGGTCAAGGCACGTGACGAGAGCCTGGTGAACCCCAAGCTGCCGACGGGCGAGATCGAAGTTTACATCCGGGATCTGGAAGTGCTGGGATCTGCGGCGGAACTGCCGCTGATGGTGTTCGGTGATCAGGAATACCCCGAGGAAACCCGCCTGCGCTATCGCTATCTCGACCTGCGCCGCGAGGCGATGCAGCGTAACATGGCGCTGCGCTCGGACGTTGTGGCCTCCATCCGCCGTCGTATGTGGGACAGCGGGTTTCGCGAATATCAGACCCCGATCATCACCGCCTCCAGCCCCGAGGGCGCGCGCGACTTTCTGGTGCCCTCCCGCCTGCATCCGGGCAAATTCTACGCGCTGCCACAGGCGCCGCAGCAATTCAAACAGCTCATCATGGTGTCGGGCTTTGACAAGTATTTCCAGATCGCGCCCTGTTTCCGCGACGAGGACCCGCGTGCCGACCGCAGCCCGACCGATTTCTACCAGCTCGACATGGAGATGTCGTTTGTCGAACAGCAGGACGTGTTCGACACGATCCAGCCGGTGCTGACGGGTATCTTCGAGGAGTTCGGAGGGGGCCGGAAGGTCGATCAGGACTGGCCGCAGATTTCGTACAAAGATGCGGCCCTTTGGTACGGAACCGACAAGCCCGACCTGCGCAACCCGATCAAGATGCAGATCGTATCGGACCATTTCCGGGGGAGCGGGTTTGCCATCTTCGCCAAGTTGCTGGAGCAGGAGGGCACGCAGATCCGCGCCATCCCAGCGCCGGGTGGCGGCAGCCGCAAGTTTTGCGACCGGATGAACGCCTTTGCCCAGAAGGAAGGGCTGCCGGGCATGGGCTATATCTTCTGGCGCGAAAAGCAGAAGGGAGGTGCTGTCGAAAAAACTCGCGAGAAGATCGCAGCATTGAAAGCGATTATAGGGGACATGGATGATTTGGGAGACGCGGCGCAAGAAGACAAGCAGAGACTTGAGCGACTAATTGAGCACTATTTGGTGGCAGGCTTTTTTGAAGCGGCCGAAAATCTAGATGCCGCAAATCGGGCGGAAGCAGCGCTCAAGGAGTTGAACTTTGGTGAGGCTCAACGAATTCTTCAAGCCTTCGATTCAGATATTGAAGCCGCCGGCCCCCTTGCCAAGAACATCGGACCGGAGCGGACGGAGGCCATCCGCCAGCAACTGGGCCTTGGCGTCGGCGATGCGGCGTTTTTCCTTGGCGGCAAGCCGAAGGCGTTCGAGACTGTGGCCGGGAAGGCCCGCGTCGAGATTGGCAATGAGCTCGGGCTGACCGAAAAAGACCGCTTTGCCTTTGCCTGGATCGTCGATTTCCCGATCTACGAGCAGGACGAGGAGACCGGCCGGATCGACTTTGAACACAATCCCTTCTCCATGCCGCAGGGCGGAATGGAGGCGCTGGAGGGCGATCCGCTCAAGGTGCTGGGCTATCAGTATGACCTGGCCTGCAACGGGTACGAGCTGGTCTCGGGCGCGATCCGGAACCACAAGCCCGAGATTATGTTCAAGGCGTTCGAGATTGCCGGATATGGCAAGGACGAGGTCGAAAAACGCTTTGGCGGCATGGTCAATGCGTTCCAATACGGCGCGCCGCCCCATGGTGGCTGTGCGGCAGGGATCGACCGGATCGTGATGCTGCTGGCCGATCAGCAGAACATTCGCGAGGTCATCATGTTCCCGATGAACCAGCGCGCCGAAGATCTGATGATGGCAGCGCCGTCCGATCCGACTTCGGATCAGCTTATGGAACTTGGCTTGCGTGTGATCCCGCAGGACTGA